The Salvelinus namaycush isolate Seneca chromosome 16, SaNama_1.0, whole genome shotgun sequence genome has a segment encoding these proteins:
- the LOC120061212 gene encoding UPF0688 protein C1orf174-like, whose translation MPSRVSNLKRRKGMCTVASSGFHLEVKSSDKSSGKRRHVKKMKIEDSKTEMPLNDWMVGGCRESTTISERLSCDGCERPEKTSCGAPPDLEELWEGKENGVRLELNYCRTNGLPEKMADDETEEGVVIDKSVFLDDDSNQVLPVEKFFGNMEVVQDCPRRSTATSTFSRREHRRRQYYAKDDSDEVHQDEIVGT comes from the exons ATGCCGAGTCGAGTTAGCAACTTGAAGCGGCGAAAGGGGATGTGCACTGTTGCCTCAAGCGGTTTCCATCTCGAGGTGAAGAGTTCAGATAAG AGTTCAGGGAAGAGGAGGCATGTTAAAAAAATGAAAATTGAAGACTCAAAAACAGAAATGCCCCTGAATGACTGGATGGTTGGTGGTTGTAGGGAGTCAACAACCATTTCTGAGAGGCTCAGCTGTGATGGTTGCGAGAGGCCTGAAAAGACAAGTTGTGGAGCACCACCAGACCTGGAGGAATTGTGGGAGGGTAAAGAGAACGGTGTGCGATTGGAGTTGAATTACTGTCGAACAAACGGGTTGCCAGAGAAGATGGCGGATGACGAAACAGAAGAGGGTGTTGTGATTGACAAGAGCGTCTTCCTTGATGATGACAGTAACCAGGTTCTTCCTGTGGAAAAGTTCTTCGGAAACATGGAAGTTGTGCAG GATTGTCCACGGAGATCTACGGCCACTTCGACCTTCAGCAGGAGGGAGCACAGGAGACGACAGTACTATGCCAAAGATGACAGTGATGAAGTGCATCAAGATGAAATAGTTGGCACTTAA
- the LOC120061211 gene encoding DNA fragmentation factor subunit beta-like: MFGLQRKKQVVKIRSLNDTKKYGVAATSLKELLKKGSKLLQVPLVGSHISLYEDGTELTEDYFRSLPDNVELVLLAMDERWNGFVCDIGRLLDTDRNSDLLIDAAKWLLSDERSPKRRRLLGDLLLHLKDSSETENREDDEDWFQGIDDRFKTKSAYMKYNCESRIRGYMKEVHSYAQTIQKPKLKDEYKKTAECLVMQLKSDKYNGCYFNRKEKEQNRLCTQEGWFSCQGAFDHDECKSLHSINPYGNRESRILFSTWNLDHGIEKKRTVIPTLVEALQKHKSTNINLDYFYKLLFTRENLKLVHIVCHKKGAHDLLCDKRKIYKQGKRK, from the exons ATGTTTggacttcaaagaaaaaaacaagttGTCAAAATAAGAAGCCTGAATGATACAAAAAAATATGGGGTGGCTGCAACAAGTCTGAAAGAGCTTCTCAAAAAGGGGAGTAAACTTCTACAG GTTCCACTCGTCGGTTCGCATATTTCCTTGTATGAAGATGGAACAGAATTGACAGAGGACTATTTCCGAAGTCTTCCAGACAATGTTGAACTTGTCCTTCTTGCCATGGATGAGAGGTGGAACGGAT TTGTCTGCGACATAGGCCGGTTGCTGGACACCGACAGGAACTCAGATCTTCTGATTGATGCGGCTAAGTGGCTTCTCTCAGACGAGAGGTCTCCAAAGAGACGCAGACTCCTGGGGGACCTGCTCCTGCACTTGAAGGACAGCTCTGAGACTGAAAACAGAGAAGACGATGAAGACTGGTTCCAAG GAATTGATGACAGATTTAAGACCAAATCGGCCTACATGAAGTACAACTGTGAGAGCAGGATTCGTGGATACATGAAGGAG GTGCATAGTTATGCTCAAACCATCCAAAAACCTAAACTCAAGGACGAATACAAGAAGACTGCAGAGTGCTTAGTGATGCAGCTGAAATCTGACAAGTACAATGGTTGCTACTTCAACAGGAAAGAAAAGGAACAAAATCGACTATGCACCCAGGAGGGATGGTTCTCCTGTCAG gGTGCTTTTGACCATGATGAATGCAAGTCCCTTCACTCAATCAACCCCTATGGAAACCGAGAGAGCAGGATTCTCTTTAGCACCTGGAACTTGGACCACGG GATTGAAAAGAAGAGGACAGTCATTCCTACCCTGGTGGAAGCACTGCAGAAACACAAGAGCACCAACATAAACCTGGACTATTTTTACAAACTGCTGTTTACTCGGGAGAATCTGAAGCTGGTACATATTGTATGCCATAAGAAAGGTGCACATGACTTGCTCTGTGACAAAAGGAAAATTTACAAACAGGGCAAACGAAAATGA
- the LOC120061210 gene encoding UDP-GlcNAc:betaGal beta-1,3-N-acetylglucosaminyltransferase 7-like, translated as MDNSFRRKRILKTLLSLSLVFASLVMISKFKLVDNSIKDDMEVKSMGHAGWCGPECDLYKGKRILKSSLGNYSPPVIGDDLDAPRVTVTNTTASTWDVHVMNCSEDSAVRKNDWFRRLDTRFHQFVLHRHCRYFPMLINHPDKCRNGDVHLLMVVKSVIEQHDRREAVRNTWGREQTIDGKRIKTLFLLGSPTNGKDTKNLQKLIEYEDMIYGDILQWDFMDTFFNLTLKEVNFLKWFDIHCCSAKFIFKGDDDVFVNTNNLLELIRFKTEDRKVLNVFVGDTISKAIPIRNRQSKYYIPKELFDKPYPPYVGGGGFLMSSQLARRLFVVSEALELYPIDDVFLGMCLQKLHLAPEMHPGFRTFGIMKRRVSPMNSEPCFFKNLIVVHKLSPQELLMMWSVVENKELVCAKRTAQ; from the coding sequence ATGGATAATTCTTTCAGGAGAAAGAGGATATTGAAAACTCTCCTGAGCTTGTCTCTCGTTTTTGCGTCTTTGGTGATGATTTCAAAGTTCAAGCTTGTGGATAACAGCATCAAGGACGACATGGAGGTTAAAAGCATGGGACACGCCGGTTGGTGTGGACCTGAGTGTGATTTATACAAAGGAAAACGCATATTGAAAAGCAGTTTGGGAAACTACTCGCCGCCAGTTATTGGTGATGATTTGGATGCGCCACGGGTGACCGTCACCAACACTACTGCGTCTACTTGGGATGTACACGTTATGAACTGCAGTGAAGATTCAGCCGTAAGGAAAAATGATTGGTTTCGACGTTTGGATACGAGGTTCCACCAGTTTGTGTTGCACAGACATTGTCGATATTTCCCAATGTTGATAAACCATCCGGATAAGTGCAGGAATGGAGACGTGCACTTGCTCATGGTTGTAAAATCCGTCATAGAGCAGCATGATAGGCGAGAGGCCGTGCGGAATACCTGGGGTAGGGAACAAACAATTGATGGTAAGAGAATAAAAACGCTGTTTCTCCTTGGAAGCCCTACAAATGGCAAAGACACTAAAAACCTTCAAAAGTTGATTGAGTATGAGGACATGATATATGGAGACATTCTCCAATGGGATTTTATGGACACATTTTTCAACCTCACCTTGAAAGAGGTAAATTTTCTGAAATGGTTTGATATTCACTGCTGCAGTGCCAAGTTTATATTCAAAGGGGATGATGACGTTTTCGTGAATACAAATAACTTGCTGGAACTTATTCGTTTCAAGACTGAGGACCGCAAAGTTCTAAATGTATTTGTTGGGGACACCATCTCCAAAGCCATCCCCATCAGAAACCGCCAGAGCAAATATTACATCCCCAAAGAGCTGTTTGACAAACCGTACCCACCttatgttggtggtggtgggtttTTAATGTCCTCACAATTAGCTCGGAGACTGTTCGTGGTTTCAGAGGCCTTGGAGCTCTATCCGATTGATGATGTCTTTTTGGGAATGTGTCTACAGAAGCTACACTTGGCACCTGAGATGCACCCAGGATTTAGGACCTTTGGCATCATGAAACGCAGAGTGAGCCCAATGAACAGCGAACCGTGCTTTTTCAAAAACCTAATCGTAGTCCATAAACTGAGCCCTCAGGAGCTACTCATGATGTGGAGCGTAGTAGAAAATAAGGAGCTGGTTTGCGCCAAAAGGACTGCACAATGA